The Geotrypetes seraphini chromosome 8, aGeoSer1.1, whole genome shotgun sequence genome includes a region encoding these proteins:
- the LOC117365484 gene encoding actin-like codes for MSTLVGKEYPFRDSNAVVLDMGSGSCKAGFSGAANPSSIVDSVVGYTLKKSPTTGEPKQEIWIGRAARMKSNLVLVEFLKDGTIVDWEAVEDLWRYILYKELEVLPEKHAVLLSDSPYSTSTQRESMAEILFEYFNVPAMHVVYQPVLEMYSYGCTTALVVHSGSHITQAVPVHEGYILPHAIEKTDLAGLSLTAYLQKRFQKAAPHLNLIPNYIMDDVKHKCCYIALDFDKELNLHEENDLTHYTLPDGHVLCLGKERYKCPEMLFRPSVPDAPPSSVHHLVASSLKKIPSSIKEKVFRNILLCGGSTMFKGFCERFCKEVRNVVLDSFSPVIYAVPKRKDSAWKSSQSLYIATFKPKAMQFKKTKQNISPAYQLVKAPVTVL; via the exons ATGAGTACCTTGGTTGGGAAGGAATACCCTTTTCGTGATTCTAATGCAGTTGTCCTGGATATGGGCTCTGGAAGCTGTAAGGCAGGGTTTTCAGGGGCTGCTAATCCAAGCAGCATCGTGGATTCAGTGGTTGGATACACGCTGAAGAAGTCTCCAACAACTGGGGAGCCAAAACAAGAAATATGGATAGGCAGAGCTGCAAGGATGAAGTCAAATTTGGTGCTGGTGGAGTTTTTAAAAGATGGCACCATTGTAGACTGGGAGGCAGTGGAAGACCTGTGGAGATACATTTTGTATAAAGAGCTGGAAGTGTTACCAGAAAAACATGCAGTTCTCCTTTCAGACTCTCCTTACAGTACTAGTACTCAAAGGGAATCTATGGCTGAGATCCTCTTTGAATATTTTAATGTCCCTGCTATGCATGTGGTCTACCAGCCAGTTCTAGAAATGTACTCATACGGATGTACTACCGCTCTGGTGGTACACAGTGGCAGTCATATTACTCAGGCTGTGCCAGTGCACGAAGGATACATCCTGCCACATGCTATTGAAAAAACGGACTTGGCTGGACTTAGCCTGACTGCCTATCTGCAGAAGCGTTTTCAAAAAGCTGCCCCACATTTGAATTTAATACCCAATTACATCATGGATGATGTCAAGCACAAGTGTTGCTATATCGCCCTGGACTTTGACAAGGAGTTAAATCTACATGAAGAAAATGACTTAACACATTACACGCTCCCAGATGGACATGTTCTGTGCCTTGGGAAGGAGCGGTACAAATGTCCTGAAATGCTCTTTAGACCTTCAGTGCCTGATGCTCCTCCAAGTAGCGTACATCATTTAGTAGCAAGTAGCTTAAAGAAGATTCCATCCTCCATCAAAGAAAAAGTGTTTAGGAATATTTTGTTGTGTGGTGGTTCCACCATGTTCAAAGGATTCTGTGAGAGGTTTTGTAAAGAAGTACGGAATGTTGTGTTAGATTCCTTCTCCCCAGTGATCTATGCAGTTCCAAAGAGAAAAGATTCTGCTTGG AAGAGTTCTCAGTCCCTGTACATTGCTACATTCAAACCAAAAGCAATGCAGTtcaaaaaaacaaagcaaaacatttCTCCAGCATACCAACTTGTGAAAGCACCAGTAACAGTCCTTTAA
- the LOC117365485 gene encoding actin-like, protein MSTPCQISLKQSDSDQLINIDKERKKVDQLAVPKELSSAASTSNTDQISAFPIKKTVAVVIDTGTGTTKVGKAGEPKPSSLVSTVVGYPLKKSLKCGNIREPFYIGNIAFAQPDIKIIEPVRHGIIIDWEAMETIWRYIFYHDLKASPEEHAVLLSDPPLSPTTNREKLVEVLFESMKSIAMYVAYQSVLSTYSYGKVSGLVVESGYGVSHTVPVYQGYILPHATERMDIAGTDLTTHLMKLLQENTCKFNEKTRYIVEDIKQKCCYVAFDYEHELSQPENEYLVDYKLPDGQIITIGKERFQCPEILFSPPQMEGLCLDGIHNMAQRSLQKVPEESLKEINENIFLCGGSTLFEGFTERFRKELFQHQSQHKSTVLSVPEREYSTWLGGSILASLTSFQSCWVHAQQYKEHGPHIVYRKCY, encoded by the coding sequence ATGTCAACCCCTTGTCAAATATCTCTAAAACAGTCTGACAGCGACCAGCTTATAAACATAGACAAAGAACGGAAGAAAGTTGATCAACTTGCAGTCCCAAAGGAGTTATCATCAGCTGCCTCCACATCAAATACAGACCAGATATCAGCATTTCCTATAAAGAAAACTGTGGCAGTTGTGATAGACACTGGTACTGGAACAACCAAAGTTGGGAAGGCTGGTGAACCAAAACCAAGTTCTCTTGTCTCAACAGTGGTGGGGTATCCATTGAAGAAGTCATTAAAGTGTGGCAATATCCGAGAGCCATTTTATATAGGGAACATAGCTTTTGCTCAGCCTGATATCAAAATTATAGAACCAGTGAGACATGGTATTATCATAGACTGGGAAGCAATGGAAACTATTTGGAGGTATATTTTTTACCATGACTTAAAGGCCTCTCCTGAAGAGCATGCTGTCTTGCTCTCTGATCCACCCCTCAGTCCCACTACAAACAGGGAAAAGCTGGTGGAGGTCTTATTTGAGTCCATGAAAAGTATTGCTATGTATGTGGCCTATCAGTCTGTCTTGTCCACTTACTCTTATGGGAAAGTCAGTGGTTTGGTCGTGGAATCAGGTTATGGAGTTAGTCATACAGTACCAGTTTATCAAGGTTATATTCTTCCCCATGCCACTGAAAGGATGGACATTGCAGGGACAGACTTGACCACTCATTTAATGAAACTTCTGCAAGAAAACACATGTAAGTTCAATGAGAAAACCAGGTATATTGTTGAAGACATCAAGCAAAAATGTTGTTATGTTGCTTTTGACTATGAACATGAATTAAGCCAGCCGGAGAATGAATATTTGGTGGACTACAAATTACCTGATGGCCAAATTATCACCATAGGAAAGGAGAGATTTCAATGCCCAGAGATTTTATTCAGTCCCCCTCAAATGGAAGGGCTTTGTCTAGATGGCATCCACAACATGGCACAAAGGAGCCTACAGAAAGTTCCAGAGGAGTCCTTAAAAGAGATTAATGAAAATATTTTCTTGTGTGGAGGATCAACCCTCTTTGAAGGATTCACCGAGAGGTTCCGTAAAGAGCTCTTTCAGCATCAATCACAACACAAGTCAACAGTCCTCTCTGTACCTGAGCGAGAGTATTCTACTTGGCTTGGAGGTTCCATTTTAGCATCTCTAACATCCTTCCAGTCTTGTTGGGTTCATGCACAGCAATACAAGGAGCATGGACCACATATTGTCTATCGCAAGTGCTATTGA